The genomic stretch GCAGGGGAGATCATTTGGGAAGTTCCTGGGTCCCTTCAATACTAGGAAAGTAACCCCCTTTACTTGAGGATGGTTATAGGCCAGAggctctctgccactcccccacatTGTCCCTGGCTCTCTCCTGCTCAggcaaccaccctctcccttccatgTATATGCTGCCGGGGGTGGTGGGGTCCCTGCAGGACCCAAGTGGTGGTTGATGAAGCCTGATGGGGAGGGTCAAGCCGCTGCCCAGCCTGACAGCCCAGCACACCCACAGTCTCAACCACCTGCCCTGCTCTGTCCACTAAAGGCGGGTGTGCCGGGCCCTTCCCACACGCGTCTGCTCTTCAGCCATGCCTAGCCTCCTCCTCCTCGAGGGGCTGCTCTGCTGACAGAGCTGCCACCAGGCCTCCGGAGGGAAGAGAAGCCAGGGGACGCTTGCAGAGAACTTGCTCTGGCTCCCCGAGCGCTCAGTATAGAGCCAGGCTCAGCCAGGACAACAGCCCTGACCAAGCCATGGCCACAGCCAGTGCTCCTCCTCCAGCAGCTGGGTTGCAGCTTCCCTCCCACaagcccctctcctgcccctctgcaTGGCAGTCACACAGGTGGGCCTTCCAGAGGAGCCCCAGAAGCTGCCCTGCAAGAGAGGGTCTGCCAGGCATCCACCCCCTCTGCAGACACTGCCCAggcaagtcatgatctcagggtcccgggatcaagtcctgcattgggctctgagctcagcagggcaGGTGCTTGAgggctttcttcctctgcccctccccccacttgggCTCTCTATCCTCTCTCAAATAGTAAATCAATCTGGAAGGaagtaagggagggagggaggaagggatggaaggGGCGATCTACCCATGCCCATCGGGACTGGAGCTCCAAGGCCCCTCGCACCACCCCCTAGCATTCAAAGAAGGCATACCTGGGGAGCATGGCAAAAAATGTGGGGCCTTCCCTCCACCTCAGAGCCCAGACAGATGGGATTCACTCCCCACTGTCCCCATGGTCTGAGAGAGTGGACTTATGGGACAACACCCAGGGGGACCCAGGCTCCTGTGCATCTGACAGGGATGCAGTGGCCAGTGGGAAGCCGGCCCCAGCAGCAGGCTAGCAAGCTCTAGGCCCtggctttgtttttgctttttgctgaGCTTCAGAAAGCCTCTGATACTTACCCACCCCAGATGAACACAGAGACTGCTGTCAGTAGTCTCCAAAGCGATGACAAACTAAGACGCTTCACAGGTCCCAGGCTCTGGAACCTGTCTGCTTGTTCCCTCCAGGCTTGTCCCCTGGCTCTGCTTCCGGCCGAAGCATGAACGGCCTGGAGGTGGCTTCCCCAGGTCTGACCGCCAACTCCTCCCTGGTCATCTCAGAGCAATGTGGCCAGGAGACGCCACTGGAGAACGTCCTCTTCGCCTCCTTCTACCTCCTGGATTTCATCCTGGCTTTTGTTGGCAATGCCCTGGCCCTGTGGCTTTTCGTCAGGGACCACAAGTCAGGCACCCCCGCCAACGTATTCTTGATGCATCTGGCTGTGGCCGACTTGTCCTGTGTGCTGGTCCTGCCCACCCGCCTCGTCTACCACTTCTCTGGGAACCACTGGCCGTTTGGGGAAATCCCGTGCCGACTCACCGGCTTCCTCTTCTACCTCAACATGTACGCCAGCATCTACTTCCTCACTTGTATCAGCGCTGACCGCTTCCTGGCCATCGTGCACCCCGTCAAGTCCCTCAAGCTCCGCAGGCCCCTGTACGCACACCTGGCCTGCGCCTTCCTCTGGGTAGTGGTGGCCGTAGCCATGGCCCCGCTGCTGGTGAGCCCGCAGACCGTGCAGACCAACCACACAGTCATCTGCCTGCAGCTGTACCGGGAGAAGGCCTCCCAGCACGCCCTCGTGTCCCTGGCCGTGGCCTTCACCTTCCCGTTTGTCACCACGGTCACCTGCTACCTGCTGATCATCCGCAGCCTGCGGCAGGGCCCTCGTGTGGAGAAGCGCCTCAAGAACAAGGCGGTCCGCATGATCGCCGTGGTGCTCGCCATATTCCTGGTCTGCTTCGTGCCCTACCACGTGCACCGCTCCGTCTACGTGCTGCGCTACCACGGCGGCGGGACCTCATGTGCCACCCAGCGCGTCCTGGCCCTGGGAAACCGCGTCACCTCCTGCCTCACCAGCCTCAATGGGGCGCTGGACCCAGTCATGTACTTCTTTGTGGCCGAGAAGTTCCGCGATGCCCTGTGCAACCTGGTCTGTGGCAAAAGGCTCTCCGGCCCGCCCCCCAGCTTTGAAGGGAAAACCAACGAGAGCTCACTGAGCGCCAGGTCAGAGCTGTGAGCCCCCGGACGCCAGCCCTGGCCCCCAGTGCCACAGACTGTCTTCAGAaggacctccccaccccaccccagggtgCACGCCACCAGACTCATGATGGAGAAGCCCAGTCTCTCCAAGGGCGGAACTCAGCATCCAGTAACTGGTTCTGTCTTATCTCATGTGCAAATCCCTAAAAGAGGACACCCCTCCACGGGACCAATCAGCCACCCACCCCCTGCAGAGACTGTGCCGGCCCTGCTCACTTACAGTTACTGGATACTCAGTGACTTCACCCCATGGCAGGGGGGGCAAGGGGGCCAGAGGAACAGTTCCCAAACAATGAGTGTCTTTCTTCCCCAAGGGCTGCTTGCTAGACTCCCAACCTCCTTCCCACCACGAAAAACACACAGCAGCAGAGCTCTGCAGAAAGAACTCCAGACGGCAGCTGCAAATGACTTGAGAGAAGGGGAGTGTGGGAATCCTGATGGAGGGGAAGGAGTATGGGTTTCCCATCATCTGGCACCTTTGCCAGATGACCCCTGAGTTCAGGGGACATGGACAGTAACTTGTAACTGAGTGTTGTACGTACATTTCAGGTTGGCCCGCAAATGACATCCAACAAGCACGGCCTTTGGGCTCCTCATCTCAGCGCTGGGTCCTTGCTCACTGCGCAAGGCCTGACAATCCCCACAGCTTCTCGGCAGCCTGATCCCTCCTGAGTCAGCCGAGCAGCCGGCAGGGGTGGACAGACTGGGGAGCCGGGCTTTGTCCTCGTCTCAGGACACCTCCAGCAGGAAGCCCACGCCTGGCATGGGACCCTGTGTCCCACTAACCAAGACCAGCAGCGGTGTCCTTTGGCTCCTGAGAGGCTCTCCCTGCCACGGCGGGGCCCAGGTCCCCTTTTGTACCTGATCACACTGATTGTAAACGTAACTGTACTTTTAGATTCTGAAGGTTATTGTGTTCAGTTGACATAACTCCCTTCCCAGaacttctcctccctcccacccaagaGTGGCAAAGCCGAGGTGAAGACTGGAGAGGCCAGGCAGCACGTGCTTTTGCCTCTGGATCAGACAGCCCCCGCAGCCTGCcccacatgcacactcacactctGCACCACAGGCCTCAGAGGGCGACCCCGGGCAAGGAGGGTCTCTGTGGGGTGGCCACACTTTCTTCATAGCAGCACCTTACTTCGGAGTGCCTCCAGCCTCTCCCGGGTTTTCCCAGCCTCTCCTGCCACAGGCAGCTCCATGTGAGCTGGAGCTCAGGAGAGAGGACTCGCTCAGGCCCACACCTGGCGGGCAACCCCCGATCGGCGCAGGACCGCCAGGACACCACCTGCCCTCTACAGCCCCTCCTGTAGACAATGACAGGGGACCCTGCCCGGTGGCCCACAGACACCAAGACCGACACCAGCCAACACACAGCAGGAGAATGGGAGAGATCACTGCAGGCTGCACCCAGAGCAGATGGTGCAGTGGCAGAGAACAGAGAGGTGACAggtaggagagggagggggactcTCAGCTAGGGTGGGCGGCCACCTTCACTGCGTGAGGAGACCTGCTGGTCAGCAGAGGAGAGACCAGGGTTTGGTTGGGGCCTGTTGCCTTTGGGATGCCCAGAGGGCACCAAGTGGTTGAGAACCCGAGGGAAAGGTCTGGAGTGGAGGTGGACATCTGAGTCATCCAGCACATGCATGCCAGTTGGGGTTCTGGGACTTTGGACAAGACGAGGCCCAGGTGCTGAGCCCCCAGCAAGCAAACATGGAGAGACAGGTGGAGGGAGGTCAGAAGAGGAGAGGACCGAGCACAGCCACAAAGCAGGAGGAAACCACGAGAACACAGGGTCCTGGGTGCCTGGAGAGGAGGCAtttcaacaagaagaaaaagctGCCGTGAACCCTGCTGAGAGGTCAAGAGAGGACCATGGTGACCCGTGGGTCTGGCAATGAGGAGGGAAGTCATGGGGATGGACCTGACTGGCAGTGGGGGGCACATGAGAGGAGCCAGCAAGGGCACTGGAACATGCCGCAGACAGCCACAATGGGAGGACAGCTATGGGAGAAACAGCGCAGACTGCAGCGGAGAGCTCactggagaaggaggagcagggacAGGGCCTCCATGGGGCACTGTGACTGAGGCCTGGGCAGCAccagggcagggagcaggagagCCTTGTCCTCGGGAAAGTGGTGGGGAGGTCCTCACTCTAGGAGGGTGGAGGGGAAAGAGACAGTGCAGGGAGAAAAGAGCCAGTCCTCCAGGAAGAAGGGAACACAGTCTACAAAGGAAACTTTGTAGAGTGCCAGAGTCAGTTCGGGCCCCCTGGCTGAGTGATTTCTTTCCAGGAGCATTAAGCCAGGGACACAGGGAAGGAGGCAGACAGCTCCGCTCAGCAGCAAGGGCTGGCCAGACAATAGTGATGACCCAAAGCTCTTTATCCATCCACTGCCTCTGATGGCCCCTGCCCCGGCCAGCTACCTCCTCACTGCCTGCTGTCAGCCTGCTTCTGGGAGCAAGCCCAGGCCTGAGGCAGTCACCCCATACTCTCTCTGGCCCCAGCCCTCACCTATAAACCAAGGGTCTCTCAGCTGCCTTGCAGATGGGCCCAGGCCTGGCAGGGCCTGGCACTAAGGCACTAAGCAGTGCATTTGCTGGGGGTCCACCTCCTAGACAGGATCCGGCCCACCTCACCTGCCTGCGTTCTTCACGAAGCCCAGGTCAGCCAGCTCCACGTCACATAGCTCACAGCGGAAGCACCCCGGGTGCCAGTTGTTATTCATGGCCTTGATGACACGGCCAATGATGAACTCACCTGGAAGACATGGGTCCCAGCTCACTGAGGCAGGCATGtgcccccctcccagccccctccgAAGCCCTGCCAACACTGGCACTTGCCTGAGCTCAGCCTGATCCCAGGGCTCCCCTCCCAGAGCTTGGGGAGGTGATGCCTCCAGAGAGCTGGTGCTCAGAGAGGGGATCAGGGAAGAGCACCTGTGCTCCCGCCTACCTGCCCAACCCCCTAGGCATGCAGAGGAGTGTGCTACATTCAGCCCTTACCGCAGGATCCACAGCATGGAGCAAACAGCATTTGGAAGTCATGTTCGCAGTACTTCCGGCCTTCAAACTGCAAATGGACCAGCAGAGAATGTTCAAGCAAACCTCCATCATTCCCCTCCAGCTGGCTGGTCTTTGTTGGATCAGGACCCACCCTCAGGAAAGCTAGAAAGGCACCCCAATTTGTGCAATTGCTACCGTGACAGGAAACCGGGTGCGGCACCCAACCTagaggagggggtgaggagcTGGAAGACCACAGGGGGTTGAGTGCTGAGAGGAGGGCAATCCAGAGCAGCAGGGCCAAGGCCGGCGAGGGGAGGGAATCCGCAGGAATGGGCCTTAACCACAGGGCGGGCGTGCAAAGTAAGGGGTCTCCAAGAAGCCGGGAACAGGGCAAGGCCAGCCCTCAAAAGCCACTGCTGTTTGCACAAGACCTTGGCTCTgcgggtcctgggagcgagccgaGGGCTGGAACCAAGTCTGATTTATAAATGTCGCTTGGCCCTATTTCCTGTGTATTTTCTCTGTGTGAGAAGTCCATTTCCCTCAGAGGCCACAAGATAcccggagagggagaaggaaagagggacacAGGAAAAACATGGGGGCCTGAGGGAGAACCCCAAGTCCTGCAGCTAGCAGGAGCCACTCCAGGTACCAGCCACTGTCCCCATCTGCCTGGACAATGATGGCCTTGCCATGGTCCCAAGTGTGGCCAAGCCCTGCCCCTGATTTCTTCTCCCttgacaattttctttttaaaaaagtttggtTTGTCCTCTTCTCTGAAATGAGCATCTTATTAGTCTGCAACTGAATATGGCCCTACACAGTGGCCTGTAGAGGAAGCAGGGCATGAACTTCATTCAGCAATGActctttcctgagcacctactgtgtgccaggctttgTTTTAGGCACGTGGCCACCACAAACAGAgctcagcctcccctccccctgcctctacAGTGGGCCAGCATTTCCCAAGAAGCTGGAAGTCTCCAATGCTGTCAATAGGAGCTCACACACTGCATGGCcgtccgtccatctgtccatcctgTCAGCTGTACCTTCGAAGCCTCTCTGGTCTCTGAGACCTGGTCACCACCTCCACTGCAACCACCAGTGGCATACTGGTAAATGATGACCAACCAGCCCTTTGGAAAACAGGGTCTGCTCTGTAGCATTTACCAGTTTCTATGGTGTGATAATTCCTGACATGGACAATGTCAGGCTCCCAACACAACATCAGCATGGAGTTAAGATACGTGTGGCAGCCATCAGGGTACATTTCCACCACCCATGTATAAGAGACAAATAACTTCGAAGGCACAGATGATaggaaaatgtaataaaataattaggaagtggTGAGTTTTGAGTATGTGTTACCCttctttccaataaaattttatctcaCTGTACTTAATTTTTAGTAAGAGTTGTGTTTAACCACTAGTTGGCAAGATTATTGAAAACTTAAATAATCTGCTCTTATGAGCCAGTGTGATCCAGTTCACTTGACCAGGGTTTTTTTGGTAATCCAGCTTCTGGTCCCACCTGTTCTCCAGCTTCTGTG from Neovison vison isolate M4711 chromosome 3, ASM_NN_V1, whole genome shotgun sequence encodes the following:
- the GPR17 gene encoding uracil nucleotide/cysteinyl leukotriene receptor is translated as MNGLEVASPGLTANSSLVISEQCGQETPLENVLFASFYLLDFILAFVGNALALWLFVRDHKSGTPANVFLMHLAVADLSCVLVLPTRLVYHFSGNHWPFGEIPCRLTGFLFYLNMYASIYFLTCISADRFLAIVHPVKSLKLRRPLYAHLACAFLWVVVAVAMAPLLVSPQTVQTNHTVICLQLYREKASQHALVSLAVAFTFPFVTTVTCYLLIIRSLRQGPRVEKRLKNKAVRMIAVVLAIFLVCFVPYHVHRSVYVLRYHGGGTSCATQRVLALGNRVTSCLTSLNGALDPVMYFFVAEKFRDALCNLVCGKRLSGPPPSFEGKTNESSLSARSEL